The Streptomyces sp. JB150 genomic interval TCGTCGATGCCGAGCGCCTTCAGGTCCCCGTCGGAGAACTTCGCGAACAGCCGCTCCTTCGGCGAGTCCTTCGCCACCTGCTCGTACGCCGGCGTGATCTCGTCCAGGGTCGCCGCGTCCCGGATCTCGACGGCCCGCGTCACCTCGTTGATGCTGGACTTCTGCTTCTTCGCCCAGGCGATGGCCTTGTCGTGCTGCATGACCCGCAGCAGGACGAAGGTGTCCCCGGAGGCCGGGGCGAGGACCACACCGCGCCAGAACTGGTCGATGCGGATGGTCCGGATCTGCTTGTCCCGCGCGTTCGTCAGGCTCTCCAGCTTCAGTCCCGGGTCCTTGAAGAGCTGGTCCAGGGTGAGCCGGTGGAACTTCTCCCACGCGTCGAGCACACCCTTCCTGACCGGCGGCTGGAGCTTGGGCAGTTCGGCGAAGAAGCCGATGTCGAAGGCGAGTTGGGGCATGCGGGGGATCCTAGTGTCCGGGCGGGCTGGTGTGCTGGGCGAAGGCCAGGTCAGGGGGAGGAGCCGGGGCTGCCGCCGTCGAGATCCAGACGGATGACGGCCAGGGTCTCGGCCACCTCGGCGGTCAGTTCGTCGTCCGGGCCGAACACCACGCACAGGTCCGCGTGCAACGGCTCGAAGACGGCGAAGGCGTCGGCGGCCCGCTGCTGCGCGAGCAGCAGCATGCCGATGTCGCGGCGCAGTTCCACCGCGTTCTCGCTCACGTCGCCGTCGACGGCGCGGACGGCGGCGAGCACGCCGTGCAGCCCGGCCAGCGCCTCGGTCACCTGGCCGAGCTCTCCGCGGCAGCGCGCCGCCTGGGCCCGGCACTCCAGCGCCTCCTCGCTGTTCTGCCCGCTCACGCGTCCGTAGGCGTCGGCGAGCGCCTCGAACTCCGGCAGCGCGGCCCGGTGGTCTCCCGCAAGCTGACGGCTCACCGCCCGCCACGTGCGCAGCCGCAGCACCGCCTTGCTCTCCGAGCCGAGGGCACGCGCGGCCGGCTCGACCATCTCGCCCATCACCTCGGCGGCCTGCGCGTACCGTTCTTCCTCCATCAGGGCCAGGTAGTGCGCGTGCACCTCGCGGATCAGATCCCGCAGCGCCTCCCGCTCGGCCGCGGGGACGACGGGCGGCGCGTCCGGGCCGACGGCGGGCGCGGCGGGCCGCGCGCCGCCCGCGGTACCGGCGCGTGAGCGGGGCGCGTAGGGGTTGCGGAAGAGCCCGGTCGGGTCGGGCGCCCCGGCCGGCCCCGCCTCCTCGGGCGCGGACTCCTCGCCGGGCACCGGCAGGAAGGGCCGCAGCCGCTCGTACACCTCCTGCACGTCCGCCGGACGCGCCTCGGGCGCCTTGCGGAGCAGGTCCAGGACAAGCTCCTCCAGAGCCGCCGGCACGTCGGCGCGCAGCTGCCGCAGCGGCGTCGGGGCCGCGTTGACGTGCTGCGTCATCAGCTGCCACTCGCTGTCCCCGCTGAACAAGGGCCGACCGCACAGCAGTTCGTGCAGCACGCAGCCCAGCGCATACAGGTCGGTGCGCGGCGTGACCCGCCCGCCGCGCACCTGTTCCGGCGCCATGTACTGGTGCGTTCCGAGCGGACTGCCGGTCGCCGTCAGCTTGGTGACGTCCGTGCGGAGCATGGCGGCGATGCCGAAGTCCAGCACCTTCACGGTGCCGTCCCGCGCGACCAGGATGTTGCCCGGCTTGAGGTCGCGGTGCACCACGGGCACGTCGTGCGCGTACGACAGCACGGTAGCCACCTGCGCCGCCACGGCCACCGCCCACCTGACGGGGAGGGGGTGCTCCGGGTGCACGTACGCGGTCAGCGGCACCCCGTCGACCAGCTCCATCACCAGGAACAGCTGCTCGTACGAATCGTCGAGCACCGCGTCGTACACCTGCGGCACGCCCGGGTGCTGGATCCGCGCGGTGATCCGCGCCTCGCGCCGGAACCGCTTCTCCAGCTCCTCCGCCAGGTGCGGCGACGTCACGGCCTGCGGCCGGATCAGCTTCACCGCGACCGGCCGGTCCAGCACGGCGTCGTAGCCGCGCCAGACGTCCCCCATGCCGCCGTGGCGGAA includes:
- a CDS encoding serine/threonine-protein kinase, giving the protein MPDIRRIAGRYELLEQFRHGGMGDVWRGYDAVLDRPVAVKLIRPQAVTSPHLAEELEKRFRREARITARIQHPGVPQVYDAVLDDSYEQLFLVMELVDGVPLTAYVHPEHPLPVRWAVAVAAQVATVLSYAHDVPVVHRDLKPGNILVARDGTVKVLDFGIAAMLRTDVTKLTATGSPLGTHQYMAPEQVRGGRVTPRTDLYALGCVLHELLCGRPLFSGDSEWQLMTQHVNAAPTPLRQLRADVPAALEELVLDLLRKAPEARPADVQEVYERLRPFLPVPGEESAPEEAGPAGAPDPTGLFRNPYAPRSRAGTAGGARPAAPAVGPDAPPVVPAAEREALRDLIREVHAHYLALMEEERYAQAAEVMGEMVEPAARALGSESKAVLRLRTWRAVSRQLAGDHRAALPEFEALADAYGRVSGQNSEEALECRAQAARCRGELGQVTEALAGLHGVLAAVRAVDGDVSENAVELRRDIGMLLLAQQRAADAFAVFEPLHADLCVVFGPDDELTAEVAETLAVIRLDLDGGSPGSSP